The Bacteroidota bacterium genome includes the window CAAGATTTTGGACTTAAAAACAAGCACAGATATTGCCATTCAGGTGGTCTCGTTGAGTTTTTTTGGCATGGAGAAGTTCCTTTTGATTTACCTGCAGACCTCTGGAGAGAGACCAAGGCGCGAATTACGTGTGTACCCGAAAAACTGGTATCGCTTGCGCATAAAGCAGATCTGTTAGCATTGACGACAGAAATGACATGCCTCGAAGTTGATTTGGTAATTGACTGTACCGGGCGTGCTAACGCCTTGAGTGAGACCCTCTTGTTGAACAACTATGCATTCCTAAAAGGGAATGTGGTGTTTTATGGTGGTCACTGGGACGAGGATCTAGATCAGTTTGTCATCTCTCCTGTATCGCATACTGCGCGGAAGATCGCCTGCCAACTAATAGATGAGCGTATATTTCTGATTGGCAGTGCGTGTCCCCCACAAGAATTGATTGACGACAAGGAGGCCATGGATGGCGCACTAAAACACCTGGAGCACCGAACAAGCCTCACAAATAGCAAATGGTCACTGGAGCATACGCTCCCCCGTTCTGCTGCGTTTGCCAACATGTTTGCTGATACCCTGACGGATTCTCCTTGCGTAAGTGAACGGCGCGCATCAAGCGAGTCGTGACCCCAGATCCAACCTCTATGACGCCAGTTGCAACATCCAGCATTGATTTGAACGAAACAACGAACAATCGAGATGGCAAATGAACTTGATCCCCTCAGTTTGAGCCCAGAACAAGTGGCGCAACAATTGAGACGCCCCGAGGGAGAAATAGGCGTGCAAATGGGGCACCAAATGAACAAAGGAAACAAGCACATCTGCTTGAATGCATACCTGGCGTTACATCCCAGACCGGGAAGCAAGGTGTTAGAAATTGGCATGGGCAATGGCTATTTCGTAAAAGACTTGATGTATCTAGCTGATGACCTGCGTTACGCCGGCATCGATTATTCCCAGACGATGGTCGACGCAGCGCTCGAAATTAACAAGGACCTGATTGATAAAGGCAAAGCATCGTTTGTACATGCTTCAATCGCAGACCTTCCTTTTGATGATGCAACATTTGACTACATAACAACCACGAATACCCTATACTTCTGGCCTGATCCAGTCAAGGACCTCGCCGAGTTGCGCCGGGTCATGAAGCCGACAGGCAAACTCGTGATTGGCTATCGATCGCGTGCCTTTCTAGATCAGGTAGAGCTGGCAAAATATGGATTCAGCAAGTTCGACAAAGAGGACGTAGAGGACTTGCTTAACGGAGCTCGATTTAGACAAGTACGCACAACTGTGGTCAAAGAACCTGATCCCGTAAAACTGGATGGCAAACAAATTGCGCTCGAAGGGCTATTTACGGAAGGCATCAAGTGAAGTTGAACAGGTTAGTTGGGGATGTGCTTCCGATAAAAAACGCGTTCTTGCCTCAGACTACTTTAACAGCGTCATTTTTCCGGTAACGATTGAGGTTTGCTGTACGCCGCGGGCAAAGACACGGTATAGATAAATTCCCGACGTGAGCCCGCTGGCATCCAGTAATATCGATTGATTCTCTCCTGCACCAAATGTCTGCCCGGAGCTCGTGATTACCTGGTGTCCTAATAAGTCGAATACGGCAATCTACACAGTCGCTGCTTCGCGCAAGTCGAATACAACCGTCGTGGTTGGATTAAAAGGTTCAGGATAATGTCCGCGCAGCGTAAACGCACCTGGTAGCGATTCTTCTGTATCGCTGGAGGTGCCTGTAGAATTTTGGGTGCCTGTAGAATTTTGGGTGCCTGCTGATGGACTGGCGGCCGCCCAATTGTCTACTAAGGCGCCCCCGTTTTCGAAGAATGAAAGGGACTCGCCTGACGGCGCTGCTGCCACAAATGCACCAATTTCCCACACACCTGCTGCTGGCTCGCGCTGATGCGCTGCACTCCCGTACTGCATGTAATCAACCTTATCCGCAGCATCAAAGTATTGACTTGATCCCGCCCTTCAACTCGAACAGCGCCAGCACTTGCTCGTCCGTTAGCGGCTTATTGAAAATCGACAACTCATCCATTACCCCACGAAAACCCAATCCCAGGAAAATCTTGGAATTGTCCAGTGTCCAGGTAAAGGGATCATCAATATCGCTTACTTCACCCATCTTTTCGCCATCCAGGTAAAGCGTCGCCAGACTGTTGGTGGTACCCAAGCCATCATAGCTGATGAGCACATGGGTCCATTCCGCACGGGAAAAAGGATACTGCCCAACATTTAGGATCCGTTTTTCAAACACCTCTCGTACGGGTGTATGCACCGTGTCCTGTGTCCAGGCGCTTCGATCCCCTATCACGCCCAATCTAAAATCAGTAGGATCTGCATCGGTGAAGTCCACCCAAATCGAGGCGTCATTAAAATCGGTATCCGTGATTTGAATTGGATCTGTATATCCATCGATATCCGCGGCAGGGTCAACGCTTAGCCAAAAAGAAATGGTGCCAGACCAGTTTTCTGGATTGTAGACGATGTTGTCTTTGCCATTATAAAAAAGGACGGGCCCACTTTTATCACCAAAGGCAAATGCATCACCCGTTAAGCCACCTCCTTCAACAAGTTGATGGTTGGCGTTGTGCATACCAACGCGCACGCTATCCAGACTTCTTCTTCCATTGGCATAGGTAGCAATAGCTGTGTACATCTCCCCGTCTCCCCTCGCAAAATCAGCCGATGTACCGTTATCAAAAGAAACGTAAAACGTCAGGGCGTCTTTTAAATCAGGAAATGTATTGGGCTGGCAAGCGGAAAGCAGCAGACATACGCCCGCTACCAGGACCGGCAGGGTTTTCATGTTTTGCCTGTTGTTGGATGGATCAAATCTAGTGCGTTCAAAAAGTAGCTGATATAGGCCAATCAGGTCTAATAGGTATATAGCTATGCCCCTATATAATGTAATATACAAACACCCGCCTTATATTACATAGGTTAAAAGCTATATCCCTATGTTGATTAGATTAAAAGCCATTTCCAACGAAAACCGCCTGCAGATTTTGCGCTGGCTTACGGATCCGGTAGCTAACTTCCCCCCACAGGAAGCAGGTGACCTGGTCAAGGATGGCGTATGCGTGATCAGTATTGCAGAGAAGCTTGGGGTTTCCCAACCAACTGCCAGTGAGCACCTCAAAGTGCTGGCAAATGCCGGGTTGGTGACCGGCAAGAAGGTCAAACAATGGACCTTTTACAGGCGCAATGAAGCAGCAATTACTGCTTTCAAAGACGAAATACGGGGCAGCCTGTAATTTCGCAGCAGCCCCCCATTAGGCCAGCCTATCAAAACATCACGCGGGGTCCTGGTAAGCGTTAATACACGCAAGGAGGATGGTACGAGATATAGCACTAGGGGATCTGTACACCTCATGGGTTATACGCGTGCATGAACACTACATGGTCTTGCATTGCAACCGTAACAACCTAAACCTTGAGGTTGCTTATGTCTCCGATGAACCGACGTTCGTTTTTAATATTAATTATACCCGCGGCTGCCACCGGTTGTGTCAGTACTGGCAATCAAGGTAAGTCCCCTGCTCAGAAAGAAGAGTCCCCTTCAGAGCGTACCGCGACCTCAAAAGAGGATCAGCCCAATTCCCCTGAAGAAACAAATCAGGTACAATCAGACGGCAGCGAGCAGCTCGATCGTGCGCGTGAGCGGCACCAGTCCTTCCTGCGCCGAAGGCGGAAAGCGCGGCAACTTCAACTCAAAAAAGCCCGCGAAAGACGACAGGAGGCCGCTCGCAAGCGCCGGCGCCGACTCAAGGCTGCGCGAGACCGCCGGCGCAATCGCAGATGCTAGCGCATAAATACAGATGCTTAGGTCGTGTAGACAATCAACTTGAAAAGACTGTTTTTGCTCAGATTGCGTCTCTCTGCGTTCTTTTCCTCACATGATGCGCTGCATCACGTCTCGAAAAACGCCTTGATAGCCACAATCTGCATCAAAAACATTGATTTCCCTGCTAATTGTCTACACGACCTAGTAAGCGGGAAATGGACCGTTGTGAGGAAATTTCTCAACAGTCGCTAACTTACCTCGTAAGGTTGAACAGCTGTTTTAAAGTAATCTGCCCGCTCAAACGTCTACCTGGTCATGGAGAGCTACTTAGATGATGACTTTTCTGAATTCATGGAGGCGTTTGACCAGACGCTGCAGCGGTTTGTACGGCCGAAGGTATCAGCTGACGAGGCCGCGCAGGACATTGTGCAGGACGTCTGGTTCGGATTCTTTCGTGCCCTCGACCGGGGTGCAATTATAGAAGACCCGGAAGCCTGGCTGTATCGATCTGCCCGCAACCGGGTGATTGATGCGTATCGAAAAATCCAGCCGGCCGGCCTGAATGAAGAGGAGTTTGAGCTATTCGAAGACGACGAGTCACCCGAAGACGACCTGTATCAGAAAGAATTCTTCGACCAGCTAGAAGCTGCGCTCGATGAATTGCCCGACAAGCAGCGCATTGTATTTATGCGTAACGAAATCGACGGGGTGACCCTGCGGGAAATTGCCGAAGAGGAAAACGAAAACCTGAAGACTATCATCTCACGCAAACGGTACGCCGTAACCCGCTTGCGAGCTGCCCTGGGCGATTATTACGAAGAATTTTTGGGAGAATAAAGTAATTCTGCGGCTCGTCCGTCTACCTGGACAAATAACAAAAGAATCAAACACTGAAGCAGCATGCGACATAGAGGTAAACACTGGAAACGACACGGCCTCGAAGGCTGGGAGCGCAAATTAAAAATGGCTCGGGGCAGCTGGGGATACCGCCGGCCCAAACACAACATCCCCGTCAACATCATCGAACACGATGATCACATCGAGGTGCACGTACACGCCTTAACCTACGATCCGGACAACATCGACGTGACGGTGACAGACGGCGTGCTTTATATCTCCGGCACCCGCGAGCCGGAAGTAGACAAACCAAATTTCCTCGTGCAGGAATACCCGATCAAGTCGTTTGAGCGTTCGTTTGAACTTGGCAGTCACCTAAACCTTGAGAACATCCAGGCCAGGATGAAAGAAGGCGTGCTTATCGTTACGATTGCAAAGGACGAGAAAGCCAGTGGGCCGGATAAAACGATTAAAATTGAGTAAGGAAACAGTACCTCGGATAGATTACAGGCTGAACCTCATCGCGAGGTTCAGCCTGTTTTTTTTGGCAGCGTTTAGTTTGTTGCTATTTTTCACTTTCACGCATTCGGCAGCATGATGGTAAAGGTAGCGCCTTGGCCCTCTTCACTCTCACACGTTAAATCCCCGCCGTGCCCCTCAACTACAATTTCGTGGCTCAGACTTAGCCCAAGTCCCGTGCCGGCACCCGAGGGCTTTGTTGTAAAAAAGGGGTCGAAGATTTTTGCACGTACGTCTTCCGGAATGCCTGAGCCGTTGTCCTGTACCCAAACGGCAACATTCTTCCCGTTTATTCGCGAGCCAACCGTCATCTGGGGTTCATACCCCTCCTCTCCTGTTTGCGCCCGTTCGTGGACCGCGTAAAAAGCGTTGGTCACGATGTTTAGAATGACACGGCCAATCTCCTCTTGCACAACCTCTACTTCTCCTATCTGTTCATCGTATGCACGACGGATGTTGACTTTGAAACTGGGCGTACTGGCGCGCATCCCGTGATATCCCAATTTGACGTACTCTTCTACCAGTGCATTCAGGTCTACAGCGCTCCGTTCCGCACGGCCTCTACGGGCGTGCTGCATCATGCTTAGCACAATGCGGTCAGCCCGCTTTCCATGCTCGTTGATCTTGGCAGCGTTGAAGGTCAGATCGTCTATTAGATCCTGAATGTCAGGCATTACATCAGCAACGGGTTGTTTGCTGTTATCTGATAACTCTTGCTTCAAGTCATCCGCTATATCAATAGAGAGTTGGCTGAAGTTGTTAATGAAATTCAGCGGGTTTTTGAGTTCATGGGCGATGCCGGCAGTAAGCTGACTCAACGAAGCCATTTTCTCTTTTAACAGCAGCTGCTGTTGGGTGTCGCGTAACTGCTGTAACGCCTGTTCCAGATCCTGATTCTTGACGTGCAGGTCTGCCTGTTGCTTCTCCAGCGACCGGGCCATAGAGCTAAACGAATGCGTAAGCGTCCCGATCTCATCTTTAGAGACGCTCGTGACGTGTACATTGAAATTACCGTCAGCCACTTTGCGCGCGGCGTTAACAAGTTGGCGCACCGGTACAATAACCAATCGCGCCAGCCAGCCGGCAATGATGCCCGAAATCAAAATCGTGAAGATGAGCAAGACAATGATCCGGTTGCGCGTGCCCGTGAACGTGGTTTCTGCACGCTGGGCAGCTTCAGCAGCACGCGCTTCATTGAGATGCACCAGGCCGGCCAGGTCTGCGCTGAGCTCGCCAAACACCTCCCCGGCATCTCCATTCAGCAGTGCCAAAGCGTCTTCGTTATCGAGGTCAAGATAGGTCAACGAATGATCGAGGTACACGTCCCACAACGAATCGAGCCGGGCAGTAAGGCGGTTCTCTCTTTCCGAAAAGGGGTCCTCTTGCGCAGCCGTTTCTAATAATTCTGCATATACATCCCGATCCACATCGATGTTATCGATCAACACCAACATCGTATCGATGTATACCTGCTTCTGCGTTGTTTGCGGCGCAAAAGCGTGTTGCAATTGCACGGTGCGCAAAGCCGAAGCATTGAGATGAAAACGAGAGCTGAGCACCACGCGCTGCAGCCAGATCTCGTTGGTGTCATCGATCTCCGTACGCAGGGCTGCCATCTGAAAAATGGCAAACACGCTTACCGCAGCCATGAACAGGAGTACGATGCCAAACCCCAGGCTTTGTTTGGTCCCTAACTTTAAATCTCGAACGGTCATGGGCATAGCTACCCGTCCCCATGGTCTATCTCGATGAGCACTTTAACATTGGTCGTTACCTTCGATGGATGTACAAATCCGATGGCCCCCGGCGTATTGGTAACGTGCTCCAACATCTCTTCCTCGGTCTGAAAAAACACAGGCGGATCCCCCTCTCCTGCCAGCTTGCGCTTCAGCCAAATGGACCGCATACGGGACGAGCTTTTTCCTAAATAGTCATAAAACGAATCTTTGACGGGGCTTTTCAGCCGCAAGTCACTCACAACAACTTCCATTTTACTCGAAGGCCACGACAATTTGTCGCGCGTGTAGAAATCCAACAGGAGGTCTTTTGAGATGGATTCTACGGGGACATCCTGATGCGCGATCACGGTTACCTGTGCATGTACATCTCGTGCACTGCATAAGAGAACCACCAGCAATATTTCTTTCAATCGAAAGCGCATATTCAATTAAGCCAGCCTCTTAAAACAGGACGGAAATCGCAAGTCCGAAAAAGTGAATGTTCTGGTTGTCTGTAACGCGAAACATCTCTTCTTCAAGTTTGAATTTGACGGGTACATACGCATACTGCGCCTTCAGTGTGATCCGATCAAATCCATCTTCATCCTGCAACATGCTGTAGCGGGCGCCCAGCGAAAACACTTCAATTGACTGGCGTTCCATCAAACTCGCAAGAGGTAAGAACTGCTCAAATTTTTCTTTGGTGTACCAATAGCTTCCGTAGACAAACAAGCGCTCCGTCATTTCATAGCCAAGCGTTCCATAATAAAACAACCGTTCAAGGTCGATGTTGGGCTCGGTGCCATCTGGGAGCAGCCCCAGGTCTGCAGGTGCATCTACATCATATAATACAGTGATCAATTCGCCCTCAAAAGAGAACCTGTTGTAATAAAAAGACACATCTGTCCCGATGCGTATTTTCGCAACAGCCGCCAGAGACGGTTGATTGGGCAACCTGAAGGAGTCAACTGATTCACGGGTAGCCGAGATGCCGGCTTTAAGCCCCTCAACCCGAACCCCAATTCTTCCTCCCACAAGTACCGTTGTTGTCGTATCTACCCCAGTCTGTTGGCCAATGCCTTTGCGCTCGTTATCCGTCTGGCTGTTGATATTTGGGCTGTTGCCCAGGTAGGTTGCATAATCCACCCTTGCATTCCCGAAGGGAAACGATCCGTTCGCCTGCACAAACGCGCGTTCAGGAATGAACTCTTCCAGGCTCACAAATTCAGCAAAAGACTCTTCGTAAATCAACGGACGAATCACGTAGGGCAACAGCGGCGTTCGGTTCTTTATTTCATTG containing:
- a CDS encoding class I SAM-dependent methyltransferase; this encodes MANELDPLSLSPEQVAQQLRRPEGEIGVQMGHQMNKGNKHICLNAYLALHPRPGSKVLEIGMGNGYFVKDLMYLADDLRYAGIDYSQTMVDAALEINKDLIDKGKASFVHASIADLPFDDATFDYITTTNTLYFWPDPVKDLAELRRVMKPTGKLVIGYRSRAFLDQVELAKYGFSKFDKEDVEDLLNGARFRQVRTTVVKEPDPVKLDGKQIALEGLFTEGIK
- a CDS encoding LamG-like jellyroll fold domain-containing protein, whose amino-acid sequence is MKTLPVLVAGVCLLLSACQPNTFPDLKDALTFYVSFDNGTSADFARGDGEMYTAIATYANGRRSLDSVRVGMHNANHQLVEGGGLTGDAFAFGDKSGPVLFYNGKDNIVYNPENWSGTISFWLSVDPAADIDGYTDPIQITDTDFNDASIWVDFTDADPTDFRLGVIGDRSAWTQDTVHTPVREVFEKRILNVGQYPFSRAEWTHVLISYDGLGTTNSLATLYLDGEKMGEVSDIDDPFTWTLDNSKIFLGLGFRGVMDELSIFNKPLTDEQVLALFELKGGIKSIL
- a CDS encoding metalloregulator ArsR/SmtB family transcription factor, coding for MLIRLKAISNENRLQILRWLTDPVANFPPQEAGDLVKDGVCVISIAEKLGVSQPTASEHLKVLANAGLVTGKKVKQWTFYRRNEAAITAFKDEIRGSL
- a CDS encoding sigma-70 family RNA polymerase sigma factor, whose translation is MESYLDDDFSEFMEAFDQTLQRFVRPKVSADEAAQDIVQDVWFGFFRALDRGAIIEDPEAWLYRSARNRVIDAYRKIQPAGLNEEEFELFEDDESPEDDLYQKEFFDQLEAALDELPDKQRIVFMRNEIDGVTLREIAEEENENLKTIISRKRYAVTRLRAALGDYYEEFLGE
- a CDS encoding Hsp20/alpha crystallin family protein; its protein translation is MRHRGKHWKRHGLEGWERKLKMARGSWGYRRPKHNIPVNIIEHDDHIEVHVHALTYDPDNIDVTVTDGVLYISGTREPEVDKPNFLVQEYPIKSFERSFELGSHLNLENIQARMKEGVLIVTIAKDEKASGPDKTIKIE
- a CDS encoding ATP-binding protein yields the protein MTVRDLKLGTKQSLGFGIVLLFMAAVSVFAIFQMAALRTEIDDTNEIWLQRVVLSSRFHLNASALRTVQLQHAFAPQTTQKQVYIDTMLVLIDNIDVDRDVYAELLETAAQEDPFSERENRLTARLDSLWDVYLDHSLTYLDLDNEDALALLNGDAGEVFGELSADLAGLVHLNEARAAEAAQRAETTFTGTRNRIIVLLIFTILISGIIAGWLARLVIVPVRQLVNAARKVADGNFNVHVTSVSKDEIGTLTHSFSSMARSLEKQQADLHVKNQDLEQALQQLRDTQQQLLLKEKMASLSQLTAGIAHELKNPLNFINNFSQLSIDIADDLKQELSDNSKQPVADVMPDIQDLIDDLTFNAAKINEHGKRADRIVLSMMQHARRGRAERSAVDLNALVEEYVKLGYHGMRASTPSFKVNIRRAYDEQIGEVEVVQEEIGRVILNIVTNAFYAVHERAQTGEEGYEPQMTVGSRINGKNVAVWVQDNGSGIPEDVRAKIFDPFFTTKPSGAGTGLGLSLSHEIVVEGHGGDLTCESEEGQGATFTIMLPNA